A DNA window from Geoalkalibacter sp. contains the following coding sequences:
- a CDS encoding sigma 54-interacting transcriptional regulator yields the protein MEHRDEFLREITLRICSSLDIKESLRSAFDYLREYFPLDSLALFIIDERLGAIRRIAHAFEQGAAAPDEIIPLPEGMIEKIAARNFSAPFVVNAQDEIFRILAPFVKLEGISDLIVPLRIKDLLLGGLALRARGEGRYSEEQAELLGWIGKPFAIALANALAHEEVLRYQAILLDDKRFLSRELHGGAAEEIIGGNTGLRNVMEMVRQVAPLNNTVLLLGETGTGKELIANAIHASSPRKDGPFIKVNCGALPETLIDSELFGHERGAFTGAVAESRGRFERADGGTIFLDEIGELPPSAQVRLLRVLQNREVERVGGKRPIPVDIRVIAATHRNLQSMMTEGRFREDLWYRLSGFPIIVPPVRQRREDVPALARHFLAVKSRELGISAPPSIAPGALLRLTEYDWPGNVRELENLVERELIRHRGGPLTFEGLLPSERENKAVVASESTSHLPLNLDEAMAAHISQVLKLAEGKIHGPGGAAELLGMNPNTLRWRLDKLGISYRRRDRRT from the coding sequence ATGGAACATCGCGATGAATTCCTCAGGGAGATCACCCTCAGGATCTGCAGCAGCCTGGATATCAAGGAGTCCCTGCGCAGCGCCTTCGACTACCTGCGGGAGTATTTTCCCCTCGATTCGCTTGCCCTCTTCATCATCGACGAGCGACTCGGCGCGATCCGGCGCATCGCGCATGCCTTTGAACAGGGCGCCGCTGCTCCCGATGAAATTATTCCGCTCCCGGAAGGGATGATCGAGAAGATCGCGGCACGGAATTTCTCCGCACCCTTCGTGGTGAACGCGCAGGACGAAATATTTCGCATCCTTGCCCCGTTCGTGAAGCTCGAAGGGATCTCGGACCTGATCGTCCCCCTGCGCATCAAGGATCTGCTCCTTGGCGGACTGGCCTTGCGGGCGCGGGGAGAGGGAAGGTACAGCGAAGAGCAGGCCGAACTTCTCGGCTGGATCGGCAAGCCGTTCGCCATCGCCCTGGCCAATGCCCTCGCCCATGAGGAGGTGCTCCGTTACCAGGCCATTCTGCTGGACGACAAGCGCTTCCTGAGCCGGGAGTTGCACGGCGGCGCCGCGGAGGAGATCATCGGCGGCAACACAGGGCTGCGCAACGTCATGGAAATGGTGCGGCAGGTGGCGCCGCTCAACAACACGGTGCTCCTCCTCGGTGAAACCGGGACGGGCAAGGAACTGATCGCCAACGCCATTCACGCCTCTTCGCCGCGCAAGGACGGACCCTTCATAAAGGTGAATTGCGGTGCCCTTCCCGAGACCCTGATCGACAGCGAACTGTTCGGGCACGAGAGGGGGGCGTTCACCGGAGCGGTAGCCGAGAGCCGGGGGCGATTCGAGCGGGCTGATGGCGGGACGATTTTTCTCGACGAAATCGGCGAGCTGCCGCCATCAGCGCAGGTGCGGCTGTTGCGGGTGCTGCAGAACCGCGAGGTGGAGAGAGTCGGAGGGAAGCGACCGATCCCCGTCGACATCCGGGTGATCGCGGCGACACACCGCAATCTGCAGAGCATGATGACCGAAGGTCGCTTCCGCGAGGACCTCTGGTATCGCCTGAGCGGCTTTCCCATCATCGTGCCGCCGGTGCGGCAGCGCAGGGAGGATGTTCCGGCCCTTGCCCGCCATTTTCTAGCGGTAAAGAGCCGGGAACTCGGGATAAGTGCTCCGCCCTCCATCGCGCCGGGGGCGTTGCTGCGGCTCACCGAATATGACTGGCCCGGGAACGTTCGCGAATTGGAGAACCTGGTCGAGCGTGAATTGATCCGGCACCGCGGTGGCCCGCTGACTTTTGAGGGGCTACTGCCTTCGGAGAGGGAAAATAAAGCGGTTGTCGCGAGTGAATCAACGTCTCACCTCCCGCTGAACCTGGACGAAGCCATGGCAGCACACATCAGCCAGGTGCTGAAGCTGGCCGAGGGTAAGATCCACGGTCCGGGTGGAGCAGCAGAGTTACTCGGGATGAACCCCAACACCCTGCGTTGGCGCCTGGACAAACTCGGCATCAGCTATCGCCGCCGGGATCGGAGAACTTAG